A genomic window from Yarrowia lipolytica chromosome 1D, complete sequence includes:
- a CDS encoding uncharacterized protein (Compare to YALI0D20306g, similar to uniprot|P47818 Saccharomyces cerevisiae YLR220w CCC1 involved in calcium regulation singleton, similar to Saccharomyces cerevisiae CCC1 (YLR220W); ancestral locus Anc_8.437), with amino-acid sequence MVLVALKKAIFGTEKQPLLRNNASYATMTDEEARLGLTDDDTLSQGSGSSGSGNSWVSPRVVSDMIIGLSDGLTVPFALTAGLSSLGDTKLVITGGMAELVAGAISMGLGGYLAAKSENDYYKSECTKERAVLKTESSEGESQIADILAQYNLSPETTASFTKDLQKNPTSMVDFIIRFGKGLEEPAEGREFTSAMTIGLAYFFGGFIPLIPYFFTAHVDDGLMWSVIVMLITLFIFGCTKTVISLGSDVGRGCITWNGIQMTLIGGLAAGAAWGLVKLIE; translated from the coding sequence ATGGTTCTTGTCGCCCTTAAGAAGGCCATCTTTGGAACTGAAAAGCAGCCTCTCCTCCGAAACAACGCCTCCTACGCCACCATGACCGACGAAGAAGCCCGCCTTGGTCtcaccgacgacgacaccCTGTCCCAGGGCTCGGGATCGTCTGGATCCGGAAACTCGTGGGTCTCTCCTCGAGTTGTCTCCGACATGATCATCGGTCTTTCTGACGGCCTCACCGTCCCCTTTGCCCTCACCGCCGGTCTGTCTTCTCTGGGAGACACCAAGCTTGTCATCACCGGAGGTATGGCTGAGCTTGTCGCCGGAGCCATCTCAATGGGTCTCGGTGGATACCTCGCCGCCAAGTCTGAGAACGACTACTACAAGTCCGAGTGCACCAAGGAGCGAGCCGTCCTCAAGACCGAGTCCTCCGAGGGAGAGTCTCAGATCGCCGACATCCTCGCCCAGTACAACCTTTCTCCCGAGACCACTGCCTCCTTCACCAAGGACCTGCAGAAGAACCCCACATCCATGGTTGACTTTATCATTCGATTCGGAAAGGGTCTCGAGGAACCTGCTGAGGGCCGAGAATTCACCTCTGCCATGACCATTGGTCTGGCTTACTTCTTCGGAGGTTTCATTCCCCTGATCCCTTACTTCTTTACCGCCCACGTCGACGATGGTCTCATGTGGTCCGTCATTGTCATGCTCATCaccctcttcatcttcgGTTGCACCAAGACTGTCATCTCTCTTGGATCCGACGTCGGACGAGGCTGCATCACGTGGAATGGTATCCAGATGACTCTGATTGGTGGTCTTGCTGCCGGAGCTGCATGGGGTCTTGTCAAGCTGATTGAATAA